From Pseudonocardia autotrophica, one genomic window encodes:
- a CDS encoding diol dehydratase small subunit, whose translation MTTTLGPADYPLSVNRPDLIRTPSGKPIAEVTMPAVVAGEITADDLRVSADTLNLQGQISDSVGRRQLAENMRRAAELTAVPDEEVLAIYNALRPRASTRQRLTEIAERLESVYSASNCAALVREAAEVYEARNLLAGEGA comes from the coding sequence ATGACCACCACGCTCGGACCGGCGGACTACCCGCTGTCGGTCAACCGCCCGGACCTGATCCGCACCCCGAGCGGCAAGCCGATCGCCGAGGTGACCATGCCGGCCGTCGTCGCCGGGGAGATCACCGCCGACGATCTGCGCGTCAGCGCCGACACCCTCAACCTGCAGGGCCAGATCTCCGACTCCGTCGGCCGCCGGCAGCTCGCCGAGAACATGCGCCGGGCCGCCGAGCTGACCGCGGTGCCCGACGAGGAGGTGCTGGCGATCTACAACGCGCTGCGCCCCCGGGCCTCCACCCGGCAACGCCTGACCGAGATCGCCGAGCGACTCGAGTCCGTCTACAGCGCATCGAACTGCGCGGCCCTGGTCCGCGAGGCCGCGGAGGTCTACGAGGCCCGCAACCTGCTCGCCGGCGAAGGAGCCTGA
- a CDS encoding propanediol/glycerol family dehydratase large subunit, which produces MTSTLPETNRSDTAPRTSLRTQMLESRPVNLDGFVEEWPEKGLVAMESAFDPAPSVRVRDGVIVEMDGRERADFDFMDTFIADHSIDVEVAERSTAVASDEIARMLLNPTVTRAEVLDITRGLTPAKLLDVVKLMNVVEIMMSMQKMRARRTPANQAHSTSALDNPIQVAADAAEAALRGFAELETTLGVLRYAPLVAIGLQIGAQSGRGGVITQCALEEATELALGMRGITGYAETISVYGTESVFVDGDDTPWSKTFLAGAYASRGIKMRFTSGTGSEVQMGNAEGRSMLYLEIRCILMAKGAGVQGLQNGSISCIGVPGAVPGGIRAVAAENLICSMVDLECAAGNDQSFSHSAMRRTSRLMPQLMAGQDLVCSGFSGVPNSDNMFAGSNLDVEDYDDWNTIQRDLQIDGGLRHVRESEILAARNLAARAMQAVFAELDLPRITDEEIEAATYANSSADYPVRDVLEDLKGAQSVMDRGITGLDLVKMLERTGFHSVAENYLQVLRQRVAGDLLQTSAILDENFVARAAINDANDYAGPGTGYRLTGERWEQLKRLRHVTSADNPEEEVS; this is translated from the coding sequence ATGACCAGCACGCTGCCCGAGACGAACCGGTCCGACACCGCCCCCCGCACCTCGCTGCGGACCCAGATGCTGGAGTCCCGGCCGGTGAACCTCGACGGCTTCGTCGAGGAGTGGCCCGAGAAGGGCCTGGTCGCGATGGAGAGCGCGTTCGATCCCGCGCCGTCGGTGCGGGTGCGCGACGGTGTCATCGTCGAGATGGACGGCCGGGAGCGGGCCGACTTCGACTTCATGGACACCTTCATCGCCGACCACTCGATCGACGTCGAGGTCGCCGAGCGGTCCACCGCGGTCGCCTCGGACGAGATCGCCCGGATGCTGCTCAACCCGACCGTCACCCGGGCCGAGGTCCTCGACATCACCCGCGGGCTCACCCCGGCGAAGCTGCTCGACGTCGTCAAGCTGATGAACGTCGTCGAGATCATGATGTCGATGCAGAAGATGCGGGCCCGCCGCACGCCCGCCAACCAGGCGCACTCGACCAGCGCGCTGGACAACCCGATCCAGGTCGCCGCCGACGCCGCCGAGGCCGCCCTGCGCGGGTTCGCCGAGCTCGAGACCACCCTGGGCGTGCTGCGGTACGCCCCGCTGGTCGCGATCGGGCTGCAGATCGGGGCCCAGTCCGGCCGCGGCGGCGTGATCACCCAGTGCGCACTGGAGGAGGCCACCGAGCTGGCGCTGGGCATGCGCGGCATCACCGGCTACGCCGAGACCATCTCGGTGTACGGCACCGAGTCGGTGTTCGTCGACGGCGACGACACACCCTGGTCGAAGACGTTCCTGGCCGGCGCCTACGCCTCGCGCGGGATCAAGATGCGGTTCACCTCGGGCACCGGTTCGGAGGTGCAGATGGGCAACGCCGAGGGCCGCTCGATGCTGTACCTGGAGATCCGCTGCATCCTGATGGCCAAGGGCGCCGGGGTGCAGGGCCTGCAGAACGGCTCGATCAGCTGCATCGGCGTGCCCGGTGCGGTTCCCGGCGGCATCCGCGCCGTCGCGGCGGAGAACCTGATCTGCTCGATGGTCGACCTGGAGTGCGCAGCCGGCAACGACCAGTCGTTCTCGCACTCGGCGATGCGCCGCACCAGCCGGCTGATGCCGCAGCTGATGGCCGGTCAGGACCTGGTGTGCTCCGGTTTCTCCGGCGTCCCGAACTCGGACAACATGTTCGCCGGGTCGAACCTCGACGTCGAGGACTACGACGACTGGAACACCATCCAGCGCGACCTGCAGATCGACGGCGGGCTGCGGCACGTGCGCGAGAGCGAGATCCTCGCTGCCCGCAACCTGGCCGCCCGCGCCATGCAGGCCGTGTTCGCCGAGCTGGACCTGCCCCGGATCACCGACGAGGAGATCGAGGCCGCCACCTATGCCAACTCCAGCGCCGACTACCCGGTCCGCGACGTCCTCGAGGACCTCAAGGGCGCCCAGTCCGTGATGGACCGCGGCATCACCGGCCTGGACCTGGTCAAGATGCTCGAGCGCACCGGGTTCCACTCGGTCGCCGAGAACTACCTGCAGGTGCTGCGTCAGCGGGTGGCCGGTGATCTGCTGCAGACCTCGGCGATCCTCGACGAGAACTTCGTCGCCCGGGCCGCCATCAACGACGCCAACGACTACGCGGGTCCCGGCACCGGCTACCGGCTCACCGGGGAGCGGTGGGAGCAGCTCAAGCGGCTGCGCCACGTCACCAGCGCCGACAACCCGGAGGAGGAGGTCTCGTGA
- a CDS encoding propanediol/glycerol family dehydratase medium subunit gives MSDTPLSLREIGPAERGTRSDEVVVAVSPAFGGYFTKTIVDVPHREVLRQCLAGIEEQGVTARIIRVWNTADLAAIAYTGAQLSGSGIAVGLLSRGTTIIHQKDLPRLSNLELFPQSPLLDAEVFRGIGSNAAQYAKGESPRPVPTRNDQMARPRWQAKAALLHLKEFEQIRSDAGPVEVEIASSLSHAG, from the coding sequence ATGAGCGACACCCCGCTGTCCCTGCGCGAGATCGGCCCGGCCGAGCGCGGCACCCGCTCCGACGAGGTCGTCGTCGCCGTGTCGCCGGCCTTCGGCGGCTATTTCACCAAGACCATCGTCGACGTCCCCCATCGCGAGGTGCTGCGCCAGTGCCTGGCCGGCATCGAGGAGCAGGGGGTGACCGCCCGGATCATCCGGGTCTGGAACACCGCCGATCTCGCCGCGATCGCCTACACCGGTGCGCAGCTGTCCGGCTCGGGTATCGCGGTAGGCCTGCTGTCGCGGGGCACCACGATCATCCACCAGAAGGACCTGCCGCGGCTGTCCAACCTGGAGCTGTTCCCGCAGTCGCCGCTGCTCGACGCCGAGGTCTTCCGCGGCATCGGCTCGAACGCCGCGCAGTACGCCAAGGGCGAGTCCCCGCGGCCGGTGCCGACCCGCAACGACCAGATGGCCCGCCCGCGCTGGCAGGCCAAGGCGGCGTTGCTGCACCTCAAGGAGTTCGAGCAGATCCGTAGCGACGCCGGGCCGGTCGAGGTCGAGATCGCGTCCTCGCTCAGCCACGCGGGCTGA
- a CDS encoding diol dehydratase reactivase subunit alpha, protein MLVVGVDIGNSTTEACVAELDGGVEYLGTALTGTTGVKGTPDNAQGAVTAVRRALERAGRAPESLDLVLLNEATPVISGLAMETITETIITESTMIGHNPATPGGCGVGVGTTVAVADLADGAVPDGPVIVVVERGWDFDRVAAVLNAAVERGVELVAAVLAADDAVLVANRISVSIPIVDEVGAVERVPLGMPAAVEVAAAGRTIRTLSDSYGLATVFGLTPEQTKQVSPVARALTGNRSAVVVRTPAGDVTDRKVPVGELVLTGAGKTLRVDVDAGADSIMEHLARVQPLDDATGEPGTHVGGMLAGVRDTMTDVTGQSAGDIRIRDVLAIDTFVPREVRGGLAGEVSLENAVALAAMVRTSRSRMQVVADRVAEALGCAARIGGVEGEMAVRGALTTPGTDKPIAVLDLGGGSTDAALLTREGECTAVHVAGAGELVTKLIDSELALDNRDTAEAVKWHPLAKVESFFHIRHEDGTVQFFTEPLPPEIFARVVCMTPDGPVPIDTRHGIDHVRRVRREAKRRVFVVNALRALRQVAPGGSLRVLDFVVLLGGSALDFEIPDMISDALAGHGIVCGTGNVHGTEGPRNAVASGLVDSYAAVPVEVAL, encoded by the coding sequence ATGCTGGTCGTCGGCGTCGACATCGGCAACTCCACGACGGAGGCGTGCGTCGCGGAGCTCGACGGCGGGGTCGAGTACCTCGGTACGGCACTGACCGGGACCACCGGGGTCAAGGGCACCCCGGACAACGCCCAGGGCGCGGTCACCGCGGTGCGCCGCGCCCTGGAGCGGGCGGGGCGGGCACCGGAGTCCCTGGACCTGGTGCTGCTCAACGAGGCCACCCCGGTGATCAGCGGTCTCGCCATGGAGACGATCACCGAGACCATCATCACCGAGTCCACGATGATCGGGCACAACCCCGCGACCCCCGGCGGTTGCGGGGTGGGGGTCGGGACGACGGTCGCGGTCGCCGATCTGGCCGACGGTGCCGTCCCCGACGGCCCGGTCATCGTGGTCGTCGAACGGGGCTGGGACTTCGACCGGGTCGCGGCCGTGCTCAACGCGGCGGTGGAACGGGGCGTCGAGCTCGTCGCCGCGGTCCTGGCCGCCGACGACGCGGTGCTGGTGGCCAACCGCATCTCGGTGTCGATCCCGATCGTCGACGAGGTCGGCGCCGTCGAGCGTGTCCCGCTCGGCATGCCGGCCGCCGTCGAGGTGGCCGCGGCGGGCCGCACGATCCGGACGCTGTCGGACTCCTACGGCCTGGCCACGGTGTTCGGCCTGACCCCGGAGCAGACCAAGCAGGTCTCGCCGGTGGCCCGGGCGCTGACCGGCAACCGGTCCGCGGTGGTGGTGCGGACCCCGGCCGGCGACGTCACCGATCGCAAGGTGCCGGTGGGCGAGCTCGTCCTGACCGGGGCGGGCAAGACGCTGCGCGTCGACGTCGACGCGGGCGCCGACTCGATCATGGAGCACCTGGCCAGGGTGCAGCCGCTCGACGACGCCACCGGGGAGCCGGGCACCCATGTCGGCGGGATGCTGGCCGGGGTCCGCGACACGATGACCGACGTCACCGGTCAGAGCGCAGGCGACATCCGGATCCGGGACGTGCTGGCGATCGACACCTTCGTCCCGCGGGAGGTCCGCGGCGGCCTGGCCGGGGAGGTCTCGCTGGAGAACGCCGTCGCCCTCGCGGCGATGGTCCGGACCAGTCGCAGCCGCATGCAGGTCGTCGCCGACCGGGTCGCCGAGGCGCTGGGCTGTGCGGCCCGGATCGGCGGGGTGGAGGGCGAGATGGCCGTCCGCGGTGCGCTCACCACGCCCGGCACCGACAAGCCGATCGCGGTGCTCGACCTGGGTGGTGGCTCCACCGACGCGGCGTTGCTGACCCGCGAGGGCGAGTGCACCGCGGTGCACGTGGCCGGGGCCGGGGAGCTGGTCACGAAGCTGATCGACTCCGAGCTGGCGCTGGACAACCGGGACACCGCGGAGGCGGTGAAGTGGCACCCACTGGCCAAGGTGGAGAGCTTCTTCCACATCCGGCACGAGGACGGCACCGTCCAGTTCTTCACCGAGCCGCTGCCGCCCGAGATCTTCGCCCGCGTGGTCTGCATGACCCCGGACGGTCCGGTCCCGATCGACACCCGGCACGGCATCGACCACGTCCGGCGGGTGCGGCGCGAGGCGAAGCGGCGCGTCTTCGTGGTGAACGCGTTGCGCGCGTTGCGCCAGGTCGCGCCCGGCGGGTCGCTGCGGGTGCTGGACTTCGTCGTGCTGCTCGGCGGTTCGGCGCTCGACTTCGAGATCCCGGACATGATCTCCGACGCCCTCGCCGGGCACGGCATCGTCTGCGGCACGGGGAACGTGCACGGCACCGAGGGCCCGCGCAACGCCGTCGCGTCGGGCCTCGTCGACTCCTACGCCGCGGTCCCGGTGGAGGTGGCGTTATGA
- a CDS encoding glycerol dehydratase reactivase beta/small subunit family protein, protein MSAVEDPDRPAVLVRHHPDAPAEVLRQVCAGIEEEGVPLIAAAAGPSPSSAGPSSAGSSSAGSSSAGPSSGTPSSGTPSSGTPSSGTPSSADRDGPDAADAATALAHRAALRSRLDTGIGIDSRGRVVVHHAKLPLDRPAYVEPAAGETARAAEDPVPPGRRAGAAAARIVTGLALPRAVTARPVTGTAGTDPP, encoded by the coding sequence ATGAGTGCCGTCGAGGACCCGGACCGCCCGGCCGTCCTCGTCCGGCACCACCCCGATGCGCCCGCCGAGGTGCTCCGCCAGGTCTGCGCGGGCATCGAGGAGGAGGGGGTGCCGCTGATCGCGGCCGCCGCCGGCCCGTCCCCCTCCTCCGCGGGCCCCTCCTCCGCCGGCTCCTCTTCCGCCGGCTCCTCCTCCGCGGGCCCTTCCTCCGGCACCCCTTCCTCCGGCACCCCCTCCTCCGGCACCCCCTCCTCCGGCACCCCCTCCTCCGCCGACCGCGACGGGCCGGACGCCGCCGATGCCGCGACCGCGCTCGCGCACCGCGCTGCGTTGCGGTCCCGGCTCGACACCGGGATCGGGATCGACAGCCGGGGCCGGGTCGTCGTCCACCACGCGAAGCTGCCGCTGGACCGGCCCGCCTACGTCGAGCCCGCCGCGGGTGAGACCGCGCGGGCCGCCGAGGACCCGGTACCGCCCGGCCGGCGCGCAGGGGCAGCCGCCGCGCGGATCGTCACGGGCCTGGCCCTCCCGCGCGCCGTGACGGCCCGCCCGGTCACCGGCACGGCCGGGACGGACCCGCCGTGA
- a CDS encoding (2Fe-2S)-binding protein, protein MIGSGDSLVGAPPDGPDTAQPSMQPSISRVLADLAAVGPFFELRDVVAERAEGRVVRPCTALLGELDERIERTRVALDAHGRLGRRIAASITAQGLAAKLVSGPVAAMAMHDVAVDTTRATVWWSATPAGDVVALDPVRFVPSRDTVARFPVVDEILVPLVEAIHDGFGVSPTVLWGNVASSVAGAKRVLDIQRPDLARQVADAAADMLAHPRLSEEGERRDPVAPDQLWTYRRRSCCLYYRLPGGNVCADCVLQNRWSDH, encoded by the coding sequence ATGATCGGTTCCGGGGACAGCCTCGTCGGCGCACCGCCGGACGGGCCGGACACTGCGCAGCCGTCGATGCAGCCGTCGATCTCCCGTGTGCTGGCCGACCTCGCCGCGGTGGGGCCCTTCTTCGAGCTGCGCGACGTCGTCGCCGAGCGCGCCGAGGGCCGCGTCGTCCGCCCGTGCACCGCCCTGCTCGGCGAGCTCGACGAGCGGATCGAGCGCACCCGCGTCGCGCTGGACGCCCATGGCCGGCTCGGCCGCCGGATCGCCGCCTCGATCACCGCGCAGGGGCTCGCGGCGAAGCTCGTCTCCGGGCCGGTGGCCGCGATGGCGATGCACGACGTCGCCGTGGACACGACCCGCGCCACCGTGTGGTGGTCGGCCACCCCCGCCGGCGACGTGGTGGCGCTGGACCCGGTGCGGTTCGTCCCGTCCCGGGACACCGTCGCCCGGTTCCCGGTCGTCGACGAGATCCTGGTGCCGCTGGTGGAGGCCATCCACGACGGGTTCGGGGTCTCGCCGACGGTGCTGTGGGGCAACGTGGCGTCCTCGGTCGCCGGGGCCAAGCGGGTGCTCGACATCCAGCGCCCGGACCTCGCCCGGCAGGTCGCCGACGCTGCCGCGGACATGCTGGCGCACCCGAGGCTGAGCGAGGAGGGAGAGCGCCGTGATCCGGTCGCGCCCGACCAGCTCTGGACCTACCGCCGCCGCTCCTGCTGCCTGTACTACCGGCTGCCCGGCGGGAACGTCTGTGCCGACTGCGTCCTGCAGAACCGCTGGTCAGACCACTGA
- a CDS encoding DUF2268 domain-containing protein, with amino-acid sequence MTFTVLDTGPAMREILHAAEQDRADLLRTALEPAAGLYRFYPGEPDLIRMHRMGPGFPLDRDVDLSLDGLRRLEEANAWERIGDALRRAATLLERADPGLQVPDATVLLVLGHPTDEFFHDVNLGMTANGSMPGYLYLNVWPSPENLARLEATAVHELNHNARYAPGNVVWDPATVTVGEYVVSEGLADAFARELYGDELGRTRIGVPLADDDEVFRRVLTGLDVTGMQNFSAWVFGDAHAARFGGEPVGLPTGAGYAAGNRLVDTYLAQTGRTASECLLAPAAEVIAASV; translated from the coding sequence ATGACCTTCACCGTGCTGGACACCGGACCGGCGATGCGGGAGATCCTGCACGCGGCCGAGCAGGATCGCGCCGATCTGCTGCGCACGGCGCTGGAGCCGGCGGCGGGCCTGTACCGCTTCTATCCCGGCGAGCCCGACCTGATCCGGATGCACCGGATGGGCCCCGGTTTTCCCCTCGACCGTGACGTCGATCTGTCGCTGGACGGTCTCCGGCGGCTGGAGGAAGCGAACGCGTGGGAGCGGATCGGTGATGCCCTGCGCCGGGCGGCCACGCTTCTCGAACGGGCCGATCCCGGTCTGCAGGTACCCGACGCCACCGTGCTTCTGGTGCTGGGACACCCGACCGACGAGTTCTTCCACGACGTCAACCTCGGGATGACCGCCAACGGCTCGATGCCCGGGTATCTCTACCTCAACGTCTGGCCGTCGCCGGAGAACCTGGCCCGGCTGGAGGCAACGGCCGTGCACGAGCTGAACCACAACGCCCGGTACGCGCCCGGCAACGTGGTATGGGATCCGGCCACGGTCACCGTCGGCGAGTACGTGGTCTCCGAGGGCTTGGCCGATGCCTTCGCCCGCGAGCTGTACGGCGACGAACTGGGACGGACCCGGATCGGAGTACCCCTTGCCGATGACGACGAGGTGTTCCGCCGAGTTCTCACCGGGCTCGACGTGACCGGGATGCAGAACTTCTCCGCCTGGGTGTTCGGGGACGCGCATGCCGCGAGGTTCGGCGGTGAGCCGGTCGGTCTCCCGACGGGGGCGGGATACGCGGCCGGCAACAGGCTCGTGGACACCTACCTCGCGCAGACCGGACGGACCGCGTCGGAGTGTCTGCTGGCGCCGGCGGCCGAGGTCATCGCCGCATCGGTGTAA
- a CDS encoding LysE family translocator produces the protein MPVQVLTFAGVAALLVLVPGPAVTLIMKNAALHGARHALRTAWGIFCADLVWASASIFGLTAVLVASGPAFLVVKLAGAAYLIYLGIRLLFWRSDDGKHDSGSTEATGSTRPSFREGFICDMANPKTVLVYASIIPQFVQAGPNAVLQVAVLGVTFAVIGFASLVAYTALFASARSIMVRSRVKKWLMRVSGGILTSFGIGLAASAR, from the coding sequence ATGCCCGTGCAGGTCCTGACGTTCGCCGGCGTCGCAGCCCTCCTCGTACTCGTACCAGGACCCGCGGTCACACTGATCATGAAGAACGCAGCACTACACGGTGCTCGACATGCGCTGAGAACTGCCTGGGGCATCTTCTGCGCAGACCTCGTCTGGGCAAGTGCGTCAATTTTCGGACTGACCGCCGTGCTCGTCGCCAGCGGACCGGCCTTTCTCGTCGTCAAGCTGGCGGGCGCCGCCTACTTGATCTATCTCGGCATCCGTCTGCTGTTCTGGCGAAGCGATGACGGCAAACATGACAGTGGATCGACCGAAGCCACAGGAAGTACGCGCCCCTCATTTCGCGAGGGCTTCATCTGCGATATGGCGAACCCGAAGACAGTCCTGGTGTACGCGAGCATCATCCCGCAGTTCGTCCAGGCAGGACCGAACGCCGTGCTTCAGGTAGCGGTTCTCGGTGTCACATTCGCCGTGATCGGCTTTGCTTCACTGGTCGCTTATACTGCGCTCTTCGCGTCCGCGCGCTCGATCATGGTGCGATCCCGCGTGAAGAAGTGGCTGATGCGAGTCAGTGGTGGGATTCTCACGTCGTTCGGTATCGGACTGGCGGCGTCTGCTCGATAG
- a CDS encoding maleylpyruvate isomerase family mycothiol-dependent enzyme, whose amino-acid sequence MTEAIVQPTRAHLWGLAHAERATLADDLTGLDEEQWSAPSLCERWSVEEVVAHLTAAASLGRFRWLRSVVGARGDFDVHNDRRLTEQRGISPADTLQRFRAVIDSTTAASGHTAAWLGEVVVHSQDIRRSLGLPGSASVEATTEVARLFVSRDFTVPSKTLATGLRLEATDGPFRHGEGPVVSGTTEALTMTLAGRPAYLDELSGAGVTLLHDRIGSGDK is encoded by the coding sequence ATGACCGAGGCCATCGTGCAGCCGACCCGCGCCCACCTCTGGGGCCTTGCTCACGCAGAACGCGCCACCCTCGCCGACGACCTGACCGGCCTGGACGAGGAACAGTGGAGCGCACCGTCACTGTGCGAGCGCTGGAGTGTGGAGGAGGTCGTCGCGCACCTGACCGCAGCAGCGTCCCTGGGAAGGTTCCGGTGGCTGCGCAGCGTCGTCGGAGCGCGCGGTGACTTCGACGTCCACAACGACCGGCGCCTGACCGAGCAGCGCGGTATCTCACCGGCCGACACCCTGCAGCGGTTCCGGGCCGTGATCGACAGCACCACGGCCGCGTCCGGACACACCGCCGCGTGGCTCGGGGAGGTCGTCGTCCACAGCCAGGACATCCGCCGATCGCTGGGACTGCCCGGATCCGCGAGTGTCGAGGCGACGACCGAGGTGGCCCGGTTATTCGTCAGCCGGGACTTCACCGTGCCGAGCAAGACCCTGGCCACCGGACTCCGGCTGGAGGCCACGGACGGCCCGTTCCGGCACGGCGAAGGCCCCGTGGTCTCGGGGACCACCGAGGCGCTCACGATGACGCTCGCGGGCCGCCCGGCGTATCTCGACGAGCTGTCCGGGGCAGGCGTGACGCTGCTGCACGATCGGATCGGCTCCGGAGACAAGTAG
- a CDS encoding formylglycine-generating enzyme family protein, with protein sequence MTDVADLRLVDLPGGQVRLSDRRSERDWLIEVAPFAIADSPVTVALYDSVHDSMSKDGRLPLVDVTWWDAVRFCNALSVRHTLSPAYVIDEPGERITWNPTRNGYRIPTEAEWEYACRAGTRGPRYGDLDDIAWYRENSGEQIRQVRGKAPNPWGLHDTLGLVWEWCWDVYDPQVYGTYRVLRGGGWFDEHWSCRASVRRRSHPTLRLDDVGFRLARSGTASE encoded by the coding sequence GTGACCGACGTCGCCGACCTCCGTCTCGTGGACCTGCCAGGAGGGCAGGTGCGCCTTTCCGATCGTCGCAGCGAGCGAGACTGGCTCATCGAGGTCGCCCCGTTCGCGATCGCCGACAGTCCGGTCACGGTGGCGCTGTACGACTCCGTCCATGACTCGATGTCGAAGGACGGAAGGCTCCCCCTTGTCGATGTGACGTGGTGGGACGCCGTGCGATTCTGCAACGCTCTCTCTGTTCGCCATACCCTTTCTCCCGCCTATGTCATCGACGAGCCCGGTGAACGCATCACCTGGAACCCCACCCGGAATGGTTACCGGATTCCCACCGAAGCCGAGTGGGAGTACGCCTGCAGGGCCGGAACGAGGGGCCCCCGATACGGCGATCTCGATGACATTGCCTGGTACCGCGAAAACTCCGGCGAGCAGATCCGCCAAGTCCGCGGGAAGGCACCGAACCCGTGGGGCCTGCACGACACGCTCGGATTGGTGTGGGAATGGTGCTGGGACGTCTACGATCCGCAGGTGTACGGGACCTACCGGGTGCTGCGCGGCGGAGGATGGTTCGACGAGCACTGGAGTTGCCGCGCCTCCGTCCGGCGGCGTAGCCACCCGACGTTACGGCTCGATGACGTGGGTTTTCGGCTTGCACGCTCCGGGACAGCGTCGGAATGA
- a CDS encoding cupin domain-containing protein produces the protein MHLTTETARTFAMHGVTFTSFAASASGATSLAAWRAEFAPGTPGQTHTMSCEEVLYVMDGLLDVEVDDDSFTARAGDAVLVPAGSAFRISNDSDETARVWATTTLGMTARMNGSGDQIAPPWAQ, from the coding sequence ATGCATCTGACCACCGAGACCGCCCGCACGTTCGCGATGCACGGCGTCACGTTCACGTCGTTCGCTGCCTCGGCCAGCGGTGCGACGTCCCTGGCCGCGTGGCGCGCCGAGTTCGCTCCCGGGACCCCGGGGCAGACGCACACCATGAGCTGTGAGGAGGTCCTGTACGTCATGGACGGTCTCCTCGATGTCGAGGTCGACGACGACAGCTTCACGGCACGGGCTGGAGACGCCGTTCTCGTGCCTGCCGGGTCGGCGTTCCGCATCAGCAACGACAGCGACGAGACCGCTCGCGTCTGGGCCACCACCACGCTCGGGATGACCGCGCGCATGAACGGGAGCGGCGATCAGATCGCCCCTCCCTGGGCTCAGTAG
- a CDS encoding MarR family winged helix-turn-helix transcriptional regulator has protein sequence MESADDVMAPFLLMRAFRGLVDSVHQHLAEQGYPGIRAHHGFALQAIADGCTSVELGERLGVSKQAATKTARSLEEQGLIRRERNESDRRERTLTVTPHGRRLLLLSATAFRREVAGWRTLVGDPAVDATLRTLAAVGTDGRADTDLSDWS, from the coding sequence ATGGAGTCCGCGGACGACGTGATGGCGCCCTTCCTGCTCATGCGCGCCTTCCGAGGCCTGGTCGACTCGGTGCATCAGCACCTCGCCGAGCAGGGGTACCCGGGGATCAGGGCTCACCATGGCTTCGCACTGCAGGCCATCGCCGACGGGTGCACCAGCGTGGAGCTCGGCGAGCGACTGGGCGTCTCGAAGCAGGCGGCCACCAAGACCGCCCGCAGCCTGGAGGAACAGGGCCTGATCCGGCGAGAACGCAACGAGTCGGACCGGCGCGAGCGCACGCTGACCGTGACTCCCCACGGACGGCGGCTGCTGCTGCTGTCGGCCACCGCGTTCCGCCGAGAGGTCGCCGGGTGGCGCACCCTGGTCGGAGACCCGGCCGTCGATGCGACGCTCCGGACGCTTGCGGCGGTCGGCACGGATGGTCGAGCGGACACCGATCTGTCCGACTGGAGCTGA
- a CDS encoding YajQ family cyclic di-GMP-binding protein, giving the protein MADPSFDVVSKVDRQEVDNALNQAAKELSQRFDFRGTNTTVAWSGEEAVVFESDTEERLRAGLDVFKEKLIKRSISLKAFEADEPAISGKVYRATGKILQGIAQDKAKEISKAIRDEKLKGVQAQIQGDQLRVSGKKKDDLQAVIALLKSKDFGIALQFTNYR; this is encoded by the coding sequence ATGGCCGACCCGTCGTTCGACGTCGTGAGCAAGGTGGACCGGCAGGAGGTCGACAACGCCCTGAACCAGGCCGCCAAGGAGCTGTCGCAGCGGTTCGACTTCCGTGGCACGAACACCACGGTCGCCTGGTCCGGGGAGGAGGCGGTCGTCTTCGAGTCCGACACCGAGGAGCGCCTGCGGGCCGGCCTCGACGTCTTCAAGGAGAAGCTGATCAAGCGGAGCATCTCGCTGAAGGCGTTCGAGGCGGACGAGCCCGCGATCTCCGGCAAGGTCTACCGGGCCACCGGGAAGATCCTGCAGGGCATCGCCCAGGACAAGGCCAAGGAGATCAGCAAGGCCATCCGGGACGAGAAGCTCAAGGGCGTCCAGGCCCAGATCCAGGGCGACCAGCTGCGGGTGTCGGGCAAGAAGAAGGACGACCTGCAGGCCGTGATCGCGCTGCTGAAGTCCAAGGATTTCGGGATCGCCCTCCAGTTCACGAACTACCGGTAG